In the Helicobacter typhlonius genome, one interval contains:
- the ruvA gene encoding Holliday junction branch migration protein RuvA — MSMNLIIGLRGITRKIEPMFVELDVGGVIYGVQMSLNATTSLKSQVDSQSHSEVRILCTHIIREDAHLLFGFIEDMERQTFERLIKINGVGPKVALAILSTYTPTHFATIIANKDIDALKKVPGIGPKSAGKIMVDVAGFFAELLQNQNMEPQNNLAKEASLALKSLGFKEGEIAKALRGIEATNVSELVKEALKRLS, encoded by the coding sequence ATGAGTATGAATCTCATCATAGGCTTAAGGGGCATAACACGTAAGATAGAGCCGATGTTTGTAGAGCTTGATGTGGGTGGTGTAATATATGGCGTGCAAATGTCGCTCAATGCCACTACTTCTTTGAAATCGCAGGTAGATTCGCAATCACATAGTGAAGTGAGAATCCTCTGCACGCATATCATACGCGAAGATGCACATTTGCTTTTTGGATTCATAGAGGATATGGAGAGGCAGACTTTTGAGCGATTAATTAAGATTAATGGTGTGGGTCCTAAAGTCGCTCTTGCGATACTCTCTACCTATACGCCTACACATTTTGCTACCATTATTGCGAATAAAGATATTGATGCACTCAAAAAAGTGCCCGGTATTGGTCCAAAGAGTGCAGGTAAGATTATGGTTGATGTGGCGGGATTCTTTGCGGAATTGTTACAGAATCAAAATATGGAGCCGCAGAATAATTTAGCTAAAGAGGCGAGTTTGGCTCTAAAATCACTTGGCTTTAAGGAGGGTGAAATTGCAAAAGCCCTTAGGGGCATTGAGGCTACAAATGTTTCAGAGCTTGTCAAAGAAGCATTAAAGAGATTATCTTAA
- a CDS encoding methyl-accepting chemotaxis protein: MLQTFRSKVLFTLFMFIVIGFSILYALIAAGFEGMAVKESKRNAQMLGDSIFQTVRMSMNMGIREMIDVGLEEAAQISGVSFLKIHKSQSVIDLFSMSDKVSEDEEIVEIFNNKQAKIAESKEGDIHYVTFLKPLVANESCMMCHEYDSVKVGDVLGVLELKISTESFYEQIEQNEDYLLLTMFVAGILALIGLYIFFERELVKPLNHLRDMAKSLTEGGSGDLTKRIAIKRNDEVGITSGYVNKFIQTIRDTILVGKRVSDENMQICDKLLGMSNTLSKNSDEQFELVDKVNDLAHKVSNNLDDAEQIADTTKNEIEQTESTLDEFVSNLQDSINLISSSAQGQQEILGRVEELVGHAEQIKSVLSIISDIADQTNLLALNAAIEAARAGEHGRGFAVVADEVRKLAERTQKSLNEIAANINLVTQSIDDMGQDIRDTAEDMVQITGKTTPLINEADNTRTKLNLTKQNAIHLKDISTFIAQSTKELAEMMQEIAKSSESTQSVGHDIQKLANAMADKAKELNSAIGKFKT, translated from the coding sequence GTGTTACAGACATTTCGTTCTAAAGTGCTTTTCACATTATTTATGTTTATTGTCATTGGTTTTAGCATACTCTATGCGTTGATTGCGGCGGGATTTGAGGGTATGGCTGTAAAAGAGAGCAAGAGAAATGCCCAAATGCTTGGAGATTCTATCTTTCAAACCGTGCGTATGAGTATGAATATGGGGATTCGAGAGATGATTGACGTGGGATTGGAGGAAGCAGCTCAAATCTCGGGTGTATCTTTCCTTAAGATTCACAAAAGTCAAAGCGTGATTGACCTCTTTAGTATGAGCGATAAAGTGAGTGAAGATGAGGAGATTGTAGAGATTTTTAACAATAAACAAGCCAAAATTGCAGAGAGCAAAGAGGGCGATATTCACTATGTTACATTCCTCAAGCCTTTGGTGGCAAACGAAAGCTGTATGATGTGCCACGAGTATGATTCGGTAAAAGTTGGCGATGTGCTCGGTGTGCTGGAACTCAAAATTTCAACAGAAAGTTTTTATGAGCAAATCGAACAAAATGAGGATTATCTCTTGCTTACAATGTTTGTCGCTGGAATCTTAGCATTGATTGGACTTTATATATTTTTTGAAAGAGAACTCGTCAAACCGCTTAATCATTTGCGTGATATGGCGAAGTCGCTTACAGAGGGTGGGAGTGGCGACCTCACAAAGCGCATTGCGATTAAACGCAACGATGAAGTGGGCATTACTTCAGGCTATGTAAATAAATTTATCCAAACCATACGAGATACGATTTTAGTCGGCAAAAGAGTGAGCGATGAGAATATGCAAATTTGTGATAAGCTACTTGGTATGTCAAATACATTGTCAAAAAATTCTGATGAGCAGTTTGAGCTCGTGGATAAGGTCAATGACTTGGCGCACAAAGTGAGTAATAATCTCGATGATGCCGAGCAAATTGCTGATACAACAAAAAATGAAATTGAGCAGACCGAAAGCACACTTGATGAATTTGTAAGTAATTTGCAGGATTCAATTAATCTTATCTCCTCTTCCGCACAAGGACAGCAGGAGATATTGGGGCGCGTGGAGGAGCTCGTAGGACACGCCGAGCAGATTAAATCCGTGCTTTCTATTATTAGCGATATTGCCGACCAGACAAATCTTTTAGCCTTGAACGCCGCTATTGAAGCAGCAAGAGCAGGAGAACACGGCAGGGGCTTTGCAGTGGTAGCTGATGAGGTGAGAAAACTCGCCGAGCGCACCCAAAAATCTCTCAATGAAATCGCCGCAAATATTAATCTTGTAACGCAAAGTATTGATGATATGGGGCAAGATATTCGAGATACTGCCGAAGATATGGTACAAATTACAGGCAAGACCACGCCACTTATTAATGAGGCAGATAATACACGCACCAAGCTAAACTTAACCAAGCAAAATGCGATACATTTGAAAGATATTAGCACCTTTATTGCACAAAGCACGAAAGAGTTAGCAGAGATGATGCAAGAAATTGCAAAATCTTCCGAATCTACGCAGAGCGTGGGGCATGACATACAAAAGCTTGCAAATGCTATGGCAGATAAGGCAAAAGAGCTAAACAGCGCGATTGGCAAGTTTAAGACTTGA